A single window of Carassius auratus strain Wakin chromosome 9, ASM336829v1, whole genome shotgun sequence DNA harbors:
- the LOC113109284 gene encoding uncharacterized protein LOC113109284, with the protein MESDEEMYPDVRPKRQIRRPVRLQDFEVDYMGYSHRDQHQWGLSSPALDRRAFPFQTAYPHSSGFSGNAAHPEFPQLAPDHSQRRDLDGLSQPARTPSSHQSPYLDSRFSEEIRAIREENTKLLQTQQAFQTGIKELNEARREMKELLEVARSLRADLAQVNSPTSNYSNPTSPQADAVASRSFAVAAHSKEMEQEDWPDPPPWPEPEENVSRGMCNLRVDEQELDNIHHNLSPEARVCRPCKPPLPPQYPAPTTDKGISPYLSTRPSQLLTHPAPAHAPVMQSAPARTYHPLAATGAVHGMPPPNQLMQPPGNEQVYRGPQPTIPKFIHPDPSEFARLRIALENLLPSNATELFKYQILVDHLKLEEAKLIADAYLNSPNPYSDTMSALHDKFGHPHQLALKKIASVLETPEVRRGDTMAFQKFSLQIQSLVGLLRTLGPEGEIELNCGSHVARLLSKLPPEQRADFRRHQFKQLGATHTLHDLAEWLRYESWSQGFDSQATGCSIKERQNLKTDGRPGRQTVTVLHGAGESRETASLYQKESSTSRGVKSKAYCAYCESTEHYLSQCSAVTKLSKDQLREWIRVNKRCWRCARTHQAAQCTLKKPCNICQGKHLLALHEINTRAERGNKDVAVKEESCLTSSAADSLYLDRPGAGNRVMLKVVPVLVHYEDRTLDTFAILDDGSERTMLLPAAAKFLGIKGTPEALPLRTVRQDIQILHGHTVSFHVSPAANPHTSYKINGAFTAGRLSLAQHTYPIDRLKRKYKYLSGIPLPALRDAQPTLLVGSDNPQLITPVEPVRLGPPGGPAAVCTRLGWTLQGPTPFRGRPIQPAQCLFTSSAPPMDELYKHVERLWQVDTVPYRHEREVTRSKLDQQAVALLEAKTVRTNVDGILRYATPLLRHPSMPPLHSPKESVMPMLRSTERRLLKDPKLADAYKMEMQKLIETGAVREVTEETSTKEGWYISHHLVSHNGKNRLVFNCSHQYLGQTLNQYLLPGPTLGAPLLGVLLRFRERPIAVSGDIKGMFHQVRLIPEDRHLLRFLWRDLKVEETPRTFEWQVLPFGTTCSPCCAIYALQRHVVDHCQPDDDLRFSVENCFYVDNCLQSVSTQSEAKLLVDRLRDLLISAGFELRQWACNNPDVLSHLPQEARSESLDLWLAQDKSNPLESTLGLSWNWATDSLGYKHRPVSYEVPTLRNIYRVLATQYDPLGYMLPFSTRAKLIIRQLWDKKRGWDDSNLPAELLQAWSSWEAELESLPFLTFPRAYVPADANLEGATREVHIFADASEQAYGAVAYMRTEDREGQIHLSFILARSRVAPRRLHSIPRLELCGALVAAQLAHVLERELSLTVARTVLWSDSTTVLTWLHSQSCRYKVFVGARIAEIQELTEKCTWRYVDSANNPADDLTRGKTLEALIDPNRWSQGPPFLLQNPATWPERPSTEPFEDNVELRKTTFCGVTITSPISISRDDKVYQTWQELIDATALEILGPNPSSSTPNAEEYQQAERIVLQRAQRQSFPEDYKLLAAGKPVSPGSRLLTLAPELDRSTDLIRVGGRLRRLGSL; encoded by the coding sequence ATGGAGTCAGATGAAGAGATGTATCCTGATGTGAGACCTAAACGTCAAATACGTCGACCTGTCAGACTTCAGGACTTTGAAGTGGACTATATGGGATATAGTCATCGTGATCAGCACCAATGGGGCCTCTCATCCCCTGCATTGGATAGGAGGGCGTTCCCTTTCCAAACAGCCTACCCTCACTCTAGTGGCTTCTCTGGGAATGCTGCTCACCCTGAGTTTCCTCAGCTAGCCCCAGACCACAGCCAGAGGAGGGATTTGGATGGGCTTAGCCAGCCTGCGCGGACACCCTCATCCCATCAGAGCCCATATTTGGATTCTcgtttttctgaggaaatccgaGCTATTCGAGAGGAGAATACTAAACTGCTCCAAACACAACAGGCCTTTCAAACGGGCATAAAGGAACTCAATGAAGCACGGCGCGAGATGAAAGAGCTACTGGAGGTAGCCCGCTCACTGAGAGCAGACCTGGCCCAAGTTAATAGTCCAACCTCAAACTATAGTAATCCCACGTCTCCACAAGCTGATGCTGTAGCCTCAAGGAGTTTCGCTGTTGCAGCACACTCAAAGGAAATGGAGCAGGAGGACTGGCCTGATCCTCCACCCTGGCCTGAACCTGAAGAGAACGTGTCAAGAGGGATGTGCAATCTCAGGGTTGATGAACAAGAGCTAGACAATATACATCACAATCTTTCCCCTGAAGCTAGAGTATGTAGGCCTTGTAAGCCTCCACTGCCTCCTCAGTATCCCGCTCCTACTACCGATAAAGGGATATCACCATACCTCTCTACACGACCCTCTCAGTTGCTCACACACCCTGCCCCAGCTCATGCACCTGTGATGCAATCAGCGCCTGCCCGAACCTACCATCCATTAGCAGCCACTGGAGCGGTACATGGCATGCCACCACCTAATCAGTTGATGCAACCGCCAGGGAATGAACAAGTGTATCGAGGGCCCCAACCCACAATCCCAAAGTTCATTCACCCGGATCCCAGTGAATTTGCGCGGCTTCGCATAGCTCTAGAAAACCTACTCCCATCTAATGCTACAGAACTCTTCAAGTATCAAATACTTGTGGATCATTTAAAGCTGGAGGAAGCTAAGCTTATAGCTGATGCTTATCTAAACTCACCCAACCCCTATAGTGACACTATGTCAGCCCTCCATGACAAATTTGGTCATCCTCATCAACTTGCCTTAAAGAAGATAGCAAGTGTTCTAGAAACCCCCGAAGTAAGGCGTGGTGATACTATGGCATTCCAGAAGTTCTCTCTTCAGATACAATCTTTAGTGGGCTTGTTGCGGACTCTAGGTCCTGAAGGGGAAATTGAACTCAACTGTGGCTCACATGTTGCTCGTCTGCTGAGTAAGCTCCCTCCGGAACAGCGAGCTGATTTCCGTCGACATCAGTTCAAGCAGTTAGGGGCGACCCACACGCTACATGATTTGGCAGAATGGCTCCGCTATGAATCATGGAGTCAGGGCTTCGACAGTCAGGCTACTGGATGCAGCATAAAGGAAAGGCAGAATTTGAAGACTGATGGTCGTCCTGGAAGACAAACAGTGACCGTCCTACATGGAGCTGGTGAGTCAAGAGAGACAGCATCTTTGTACCAAAAAGAGAGTTCAACCAGCAGAGGGGTCAAGAGTAAAGCTTACTGTGCCTACTGTGAGAGTACTGAGCATTATCTTAGTCAATGCAGTGCAGTCACCAAACTCTCCAAAGATCAGCTTAGAGAGTGGATACGGGTTAACAAGCGGTGTTGGCGTTGTGCACGAACTCACCAAGCCGCTCAGTGCACATTGAAGAAACCTTGCAACATCTGTCAGGGAAAACACTTACTGGCTCTTCATGAGATAAATACAAGAGCAGAGAGGGGCAATAAAGATGTAGCTGTTAAAGAAGAGAGCTGCTTAACCAGCTCTGCGGCTGACTCGCTCTACCTGGACAGACCTGGAGCCGGGAATCGAGTCATGTTAAAGGTCGTCCCTGTACTTGTACATTATGAGGACCGAACCCTTGATACCTTTGCGATCCTTGATGATGGGTCAGAGAGGACCATGTTGTTGCCAGCAGCAGCTAAGTTTCTTGGCATAAAGGGCACTCCTGAAGCGCTTCCTTTGCGTACAGTCCGACAGGACATCCAGATCCTCCATGGCCACACGGTGTCTTTCCATGTCTCACCAGCCGCAAACCCTCACACCAGCTATAAGATCAATGGTGCCTTCACGGCTGGCCGCCTCAGCCTAGCACAGCACACTTACCCCATTGACCGTCTGAAGAGGAAATACAAATACCTAAGTGGCATTCCCCTACCTGCTTTAAGAGATGCTCAACCTACACTCCTTGTAGGCTCTGACAACCCTCAGCTGATAACACCTGTCGAACCAGTCAGGCTTGGTCCACCAGGTGGCCCAGCCGCAGTCTGTACCAGGCTCGGGTGGACTCTTCAAGGCCCTACCCCATTCAGGGGGCGGCCAATCCAACCTGCACAGTGTCTGTTTACATCATCTGCGCCACCAATGGATGAGCTTTACAAGCATGTTGAGAGGCTCTGGCAAGTAGACACTGTACCTTACCGACATGAAAGAGAGGTGACGCGGTCGAAGCTGGATCAGCAGGCTGTAGCATTGCTTGAAGCCAAGACGGTCCGTACTAATGTAGATGGAATTCTCAGGTACGCCACACCATTGCTGCGCCATCCAAGCATGCCACCTTTGCACTCGCCAAAGGAGTCAGTTATGCCCATGTTACGTAGTACTGAGAGGCGACTCTTAAAGGACCCTAAACTAGCAGATGCGTACAAGATGGAAATGCAGAAGCTCATAGAAACGGGTGCTGTGAGGGAAGTCACTGAGGAGACCTCTACCAAAGAAGGATGGTACATCTCACATCATCTCGTCAGCCACAACGGAAAGAACCGCCTGGTCTTTAACTGTTCTCACCAGTACCTCGGGCAGACCCTGAACCAGTACCTGCTACCTGGCCCTACCCTTGGTGCCCCCTTGCTGGGAGTCTTATTGAGATTTCGTGAACGTCCCATAGCTGTTAGTGGAGACATCAAGGGGATGTTTCATCAAGTCCGCCTCATCCCTGAAGATCGCCACCTTCTAAGGTTCCTGTGGCGGGACCTGAAGGTAGAAGAAACCCCAAGAACATTTGAGTGGCAAGTTTTGCCTTTCGGCACAACCTGTAGCCCGTGCTGTGCGATATACGCCCTGCAGCGCCATGTTGTTGACCACTGCCAGCCGGACGATGACCTGAGATTCTCGGTTGAGAACTGCTTTTACGTAGATAACTGCCTGCAGAGTGTGAGTACACAGAGTGAAGCTAAACTGCTGGTGGATCGCCTCAGGGATCTTCTGATTTCTGCAGGATTTGAGTTGCGTCAATGGGCTTGCAACAATCCAGATGTCCTGAGTCATTTGCCTCAAGAGGCCAGATCTGAAAGCCTGGACCTGTGGCTGGCGCAGGATAAGTCCAATCCTCTGGAGTCAACACTCGGTCTCAGCTGGAATTGGGCAACCGACTCCTTGGGTTACAAACATAGGCCTGTGTCCTACGAGGTACCAACTCTGAGGAACATTTACAGAGTTCTAGCTACTCAATACGATCCCTTGGGATACATGTTACCTTTCTCTACCCGAGCGAAGCTCATCATCAGGCAGCTGTGGGATAAGAAGCGAGGCTGGGATGACTCTAACTTACCCGCCGAACTCCTGCAAGCCTGGTCCAGCTGGGAGGCTGAACTGGAGTCCTTACCTTTCCTCACATTTCCACGTGCATATGTTCCGGCGGACGCCAACCTTGAGGGTGCTACCCGTGAGGTGCACATCTTCGCAGATGCGTCTGAGCAGGCTTATGGAGCTGTAGCCTACATGAGAACTGAGGACAGGGAAGGCCAGATCCACCTGTCGTTCATCCTTGCTCGTTCACGAGTAGCTCCAAGACGCCTGCATTCTATCCCACGCCTGGAGCTTTGTGGAGCTCTGGTTGCAGCACAGCTGGCTCATGTCCTTGAGAGGGAACTAAGCTTGACAGTGGCTCGAACTGTGTTGTGGTCAGACTCCACTACAGTCCTAACCTGGCTACACTCCCAGTCTTGCCGATACAAGGTCTTCGTAGGTGCCAGAATAGCTGAGATACAGGAGTTAACAGAAAAGTGCACTTGGCGCTATGTGGACTCAGCGAATAATCCTGCTGATGATCTGACAAGAGGGAAGACCCTGGAGGCCCTAATAGATCCCAACCGATGGTCTCAAGGACCTCCCTTCCTTCTTCAGAACCCAGCCACCTGGCCAGAAAGACCCAGCACTGAGCCATTTGAGGACAATGTGGAACTCCGGAAGACCACCTTCTGTGGAGTAACGATTACCTCACCAATATCAATCAGCAGGGATGACAAGGTGTACCAAACCTGGCAGGAGCTCATAGATGCCACTGCTCTAGAAATCCTAGGACCAAACCCTTCAAGTTCAACACCTAATGCTGAAGAGTACCAACAGGCAGAGAGGATTGTTCTCCAGCGAGCCCAACGACAGTCATTTCCAGAGGACTACAAACTCCTTGCAGCTGGGAAACCTGTCTCACCTGGGAGTCGATTACTCACCTTGGCTCCGGAGTTAGATAGATCCACGGACCTCATACGAGTAGGAGGTCGGTTACGACGTTTGGGGTCACTTTAA